From Thalassoglobus sp. JC818:
AAGTAGACAAGACCAAATCCAGCTTTGTTGCTCACTTGGGTGGGAAGTCAAATGCGTTCAGGAGTGCGAAGCCCCGGCCAATCCGAGGAAAACGAAGTCGTTGTAAGAATGTCGAATGAGCAGTGAGTTCTAGTCGTCTTCCCAGAACGTCTGAATACGTTCGTAGATAATGCCGAGTGGTCGATCGTAGACGTCATTGATCTGGATTCGCGCACCCGGGACTAAGATCGTGATGGCAGGGATGGGGTAATATCCCATGGTTGAAGGTTTGCAGGAAACTTCGCGAATTTCTTCCCACTTGATTTGGCCTACCAAGGGACCCTGCAGGAGCGCAAGACCTCGTGGAGAAATTACCAGCGAAGATCGTTCCGCATTCTTGATCAAACTCGGTTTTGTCGTCGACCCTATGAAACAAATCAGGCAGATGATAACTACCCCGACCAAGCGCACGATCCATGCCGATTCTTCGAAGTACAAACTGAGTCCCATTGCGATTGTCGCGACGATGATTGTGTAAGTAGCAAGACGGAGATCGTTGCCATCGAGATCTCTCGACTGTCGAGCGCAGTAAGAAGAAACAAGTTCGCTGTCGAAGGTCTCTCGGTCGCGTTGCAGTCGTCCTACAAGTGGTTCGGCGACACTGTCCGATCCAGTCGTTGGGATACGATCGATGAGTTGATGGTAAACCTGGGCTGCCTCTTTGCGAGGTAAACCTTTCAGCGTTTCAATTCCCTGGCGATGAGAGATTCTCATTGGTCCGCTAGGGAAAGTTTCGGAGCGGTGACCGGGAATTCGCGTTCCAATCGATATACCTTGAATGTCTTCATACGGGATTTCTCGCCCGTCATCGAATTTCAGAGCATCGTCCTCGAAAGAAATGACTTGGCCCGGCGAATAGGTTGAGAGCAGAAATGCAAAGAGCGTCCAGGGCAAAATGGACGCGACAAACCAGTTCGATTCACGGAAGATGATTCCAATTGCGACGAAGATCAGGCCGCAGGCCGCTAGGAACAGTGCGGTTTTTGAGATTCGTCCGGGCACTTGAAAACGGTCCATTGAACTCCCTGTCTTTAGAAACTGAGTTGCTCGATTGAGATGACCAAGAGATTGTGAAAGAAGTGGATGATCATCGGAAGTAGCAGCCCACCACTCTTCGACCGGGCGATTCCCAGAATCAAACCGACGACGATGAGAATCGGGATGCTCAAAGGAACCCCGAAATGCGCGAAACTCAACATGAAAGACGTCACCAAGAGCGTTGAACCAATACCCATTTACTGATGCATCCCGTTCCACACGACGCCATGAAAGTAAAGCTCTTCGAAAATGGCAGGCTGAACGCAAATAATGAAAACTGAGAGCCAGGGATTTCCTATTTCAGTCAGCAAACCGTCATCGATGTAATACATACCCATTAAGTGAATGAAAAAATGGTAAGTGAAGTTCACTCCGGCAGCGGCGCCCAATAGTAGAGGAGCCAGAATCCAGACGTTCCCAGATCCTGAACGGTCCTCGCGCTCCGGTATTACTGTCGCTTGCCACATGGCAAAGAGAATAGCAATAGTCGATACGATTTCGCTGAGAGCAACGATTGCGAAAAGCGTGACTTCCGTCGCGAGTACCGAAATGATTCCCAAGGCGACGTTCGTGAATAACAGGCATGCATAGCAGCCAATGATCACAATTAATGGATTTCGCTAAAGTCGCTTTTCACGGAGTTCGTTCGAAGTTGATGCCCGCGTGATAAGAGGATTTGTAGTATGACAGAATGG
This genomic window contains:
- a CDS encoding CPBP family glutamic-type intramembrane protease, translated to MGIGSTLLVTSFMLSFAHFGVPLSIPILIVVGLILGIARSKSGGLLLPMIIHFFHNLLVISIEQLSF